In Streptomyces sp. NBC_01707, a genomic segment contains:
- a CDS encoding TIGR03086 family metal-binding protein, with translation MKKISELLAAAADGAAPVVRGIDDGRLGDPTPCTEYDVRALVDHLFQVVVNFQALAARQEPDFGAKPTAVTGDWRGRFGEETAKLVAAWDAPGADEGTAGSMGFPARTVARMVLGDLTVHAWDLARATGQEYVPDEAVVSELGPGLAEMAPNARKAKVFGEPFRVPDGASPFERMLAVTGRDPDWQPPRA, from the coding sequence ATGAAGAAAATCAGTGAACTGCTGGCCGCGGCCGCCGACGGCGCTGCTCCCGTCGTGCGTGGCATCGACGACGGCCGACTGGGCGACCCCACGCCGTGCACGGAGTACGACGTGCGGGCCCTCGTCGACCATCTCTTCCAAGTGGTCGTCAACTTCCAGGCCCTGGCGGCCAGACAGGAGCCGGACTTCGGCGCGAAGCCGACCGCGGTCACCGGGGACTGGCGGGGCCGCTTCGGCGAGGAGACGGCCAAGCTGGTGGCGGCGTGGGACGCGCCGGGTGCGGACGAGGGGACCGCGGGTTCCATGGGGTTCCCCGCCAGAACCGTCGCGCGGATGGTGCTGGGCGACCTGACCGTGCATGCGTGGGACCTGGCACGGGCCACCGGTCAGGAATACGTCCCGGACGAGGCGGTGGTGAGCGAACTCGGCCCCGGGCTCGCCGAGATGGCTCCGAACGCGCGGAAGGCGAAGGTGTTCGGCGAGCCCTTCCGCGTGCCGGACGGCGCTAGCCCCTTCGAGCGGATGCTGGCTGTGACCGGCCGCGACCCGGACTGGCAACCGCCGCGGGCGTGA
- a CDS encoding Mut7-C RNAse domain-containing protein, whose translation MNGPEIHLEVDPELRLFVAHERRNGRTAVITDGASTLGHVVESLGVPLTEAGQLLVDGRPVPVSHIPGAGELVEVRAVARPQRIEGAPLRFLLDVHLGTLARRLRLLGVDAAYESADIGDPALAALSAKEQRVLLSRDRGLLRRREIWAGAYIYSDRPDDQLRDVLERFAPVLAPWSRCTACNGQLTEADKDSVSGQLEHGTQRSYDVFAQCVECGRVYWRGAHHAHLEKIVASAVHEFGDASDQAGPLV comes from the coding sequence GTGAACGGACCGGAGATCCACCTCGAGGTCGACCCCGAACTGCGGCTCTTCGTCGCGCACGAGCGCCGCAACGGGCGCACGGCCGTGATCACCGACGGCGCCTCGACGCTCGGCCATGTCGTGGAGTCGCTCGGGGTCCCGCTCACCGAGGCGGGCCAACTGCTCGTCGACGGGCGCCCCGTTCCGGTCTCGCACATCCCAGGCGCGGGTGAACTCGTGGAGGTGCGCGCGGTGGCACGCCCCCAGCGCATCGAAGGCGCTCCGCTGCGCTTCCTCCTCGACGTCCACCTCGGCACGCTCGCCCGGCGGCTGCGGCTACTGGGCGTCGACGCCGCGTACGAGAGCGCGGACATCGGCGATCCGGCACTGGCCGCGCTGTCGGCGAAGGAGCAACGGGTGCTGCTCTCGCGCGACCGGGGTCTGCTGCGGCGCCGGGAGATCTGGGCGGGCGCGTACATCTACAGCGACCGACCCGACGACCAGCTACGGGACGTACTCGAACGGTTCGCACCGGTACTGGCCCCGTGGAGCCGGTGCACCGCATGCAACGGGCAGCTCACCGAGGCCGACAAGGACTCCGTCAGCGGGCAGCTGGAGCACGGCACGCAGCGGTCGTACGACGTCTTCGCGCAGTGCGTGGAGTGCGGCCGGGTGTATTGGCGCGGCGCCCACCACGCACATCTGGAGAAGATCGTCGCCAGTGCGGTCCACGAGTTCGGTGACGCCTCCGATCAGGCCGGCCCACTCGTGTAG
- a CDS encoding helix-turn-helix domain-containing protein — translation MSAPRRDTRGIVDARELFSHVHFRRREPAPGLRTQVAFYWLIDWDLPEPYTSHVVPHPSVNLVFQHHESSGEAAFAEVAGIGLELFTQKLEGRGRVCAVKFRPGGFRPFAPGRPVSEWTGRRLLANEVLAVPAPVAAVLDPAQEDARVAALDAYLLALTPEPDPQAERAMALVERVRTDRTMRRVDELARTEGLSARSLQRLFATYVGVGPKWVILRYRIHEALERAESDPEVDWAELAADLGYSDQAHLTRDFTSTIGAPPTALGTR, via the coding sequence ATGTCTGCTCCTCGACGCGACACCCGGGGCATCGTCGACGCCCGCGAACTCTTCTCGCATGTGCACTTCCGCCGGCGTGAGCCCGCACCCGGGCTGCGGACACAGGTGGCGTTCTACTGGCTGATCGACTGGGACCTGCCGGAGCCGTACACCTCGCACGTGGTGCCGCACCCGTCGGTGAACCTGGTCTTCCAGCACCACGAGAGCAGCGGCGAGGCCGCCTTCGCGGAGGTCGCGGGCATCGGACTCGAACTCTTCACCCAGAAGCTGGAGGGCCGGGGACGGGTGTGCGCGGTGAAATTCCGGCCGGGCGGCTTCCGGCCGTTCGCACCGGGCCGCCCCGTGTCGGAGTGGACGGGCCGACGGCTCCTGGCGAACGAGGTCCTCGCCGTACCCGCTCCGGTGGCGGCCGTGCTGGACCCGGCCCAGGAGGACGCGCGGGTCGCCGCGCTGGACGCGTACCTGCTGGCACTCACCCCGGAACCGGACCCGCAGGCCGAGCGGGCGATGGCCCTGGTCGAGCGCGTCCGCACCGACCGCACGATGCGCCGGGTCGACGAACTCGCCCGCACCGAAGGGCTGTCGGCACGTTCGCTGCAGCGGCTCTTCGCCACGTACGTGGGCGTCGGCCCCAAGTGGGTGATCCTCCGCTACCGCATCCACGAGGCGCTGGAACGCGCCGAGTCGGACCCCGAAGTGGACTGGGCCGAGCTGGCCGCGGATCTCGGCTACAGCGACCAGGCCCACCTGACCAGGGACTTCACGTCGACGATCGGCGCCCCACCGACGGCACTCGGCACCCGTTGA
- a CDS encoding GNAT family N-acetyltransferase, which yields MKILDLEPGDARLADDLLPVLRELRPHLTEDLFREVYGKGHAQGLRFTACYDDDGECVGAAGWRVVDNTSQIRKLYVDDLVTAERARSTGVGRRLLGYLEQRAQEAGCLEFSLDSGTHRTDAHRFYLRERLAIVAFSFTKRLVRDQG from the coding sequence ATGAAAATTCTCGATCTCGAACCCGGCGACGCCCGACTGGCGGACGACCTGCTTCCCGTCCTGCGTGAGCTGCGTCCACATCTGACGGAGGACCTCTTCCGGGAGGTGTACGGGAAGGGACACGCGCAGGGGCTCCGCTTCACGGCCTGCTACGACGACGACGGCGAATGCGTGGGCGCTGCCGGATGGCGCGTCGTCGACAACACCAGCCAGATCCGCAAGCTGTACGTCGACGATCTGGTCACCGCCGAGCGCGCCCGCTCCACCGGCGTCGGCCGCCGGCTCCTGGGGTATCTGGAGCAGCGCGCCCAGGAGGCGGGGTGCCTGGAATTCAGTCTGGACTCGGGGACCCACCGCACGGACGCCCACCGCTTCTATCTGCGGGAGCGGCTCGCCATCGTCGCGTTCAGCTTCACCAAGCGGCTGGTCCGGGACCAGGGCTGA
- a CDS encoding GNAT family N-acetyltransferase yields the protein MDRTASAPAPVVRIVPWSDGDLELLRRANAPELMDHLGGPESEEQLMARHDRYVALSEDRTGSGRMYRIVLADGSGEEAVGTIGFWERTWRGQEVYETGWAVLPGYQGRGIAATAAVAVAEQARAEHKHRHLHAYPSVDNAASNAVCRKAGFTLLGMCDFEYPPGHVLLTNNWRLELAPESAP from the coding sequence ATGGATCGCACCGCGTCGGCGCCGGCGCCCGTCGTACGGATCGTGCCCTGGTCGGACGGCGACCTGGAGCTGCTCCGCCGTGCCAACGCACCGGAGCTGATGGACCACCTGGGCGGCCCCGAGTCCGAGGAGCAGCTCATGGCGCGCCATGACCGCTATGTCGCGCTGAGCGAGGACCGGACAGGCAGCGGCAGGATGTACCGGATCGTCCTGGCCGACGGCAGCGGGGAAGAGGCCGTCGGGACCATCGGTTTCTGGGAGCGGACCTGGCGGGGGCAGGAGGTGTACGAGACGGGGTGGGCCGTCCTCCCCGGATACCAGGGGCGGGGCATCGCGGCGACCGCGGCCGTGGCCGTCGCCGAGCAGGCCCGGGCCGAGCACAAGCACCGGCATCTGCACGCATACCCGTCCGTGGACAACGCCGCGTCGAACGCGGTGTGCCGCAAGGCAGGCTTCACCCTGCTCGGCATGTGCGACTTCGAGTACCCGCCCGGCCATGTGCTGCTGACGAACAACTGGCGGCTGGAACTCGCCCCGGAGTCCGCCCCGTGA